In Salinirussus salinus, the following proteins share a genomic window:
- a CDS encoding ABC transporter ATP-binding protein, with the protein MTTVLETEGLERRFGRLVAVDDVTVEIDSDEVTSIIGPNGAGKTTFYNLLSGRLKPTAGTAKLLPRGEDEMVTISGREPYEINKLGLSRAFQINNVFEGLTVSENIRVARISRNDRTRDLRAIARKDAELSDESREVIDLVDLGGVADTVCENLSHGDKRKVEIALALGTDPSVVLLDEPTAGMNASETDNMVDLIRDLDEETDTTFVLTEHDMDVVLGISDRILVLDNGELIASGTPDEVMANERVQEAYLGGDAGA; encoded by the coding sequence ATGACCACGGTTCTGGAGACCGAAGGCCTCGAACGACGGTTCGGCCGGCTCGTGGCGGTCGATGACGTGACCGTCGAGATCGACAGCGACGAGGTCACCAGCATCATCGGCCCGAACGGGGCCGGGAAGACCACCTTCTACAACCTTCTGAGCGGGCGACTGAAACCGACCGCTGGGACCGCGAAGCTGCTCCCCAGAGGCGAGGACGAGATGGTCACCATCTCCGGCCGCGAGCCCTACGAGATCAACAAACTCGGGCTCTCGCGAGCCTTCCAGATCAACAACGTCTTCGAGGGGCTGACCGTCTCCGAAAACATCCGGGTCGCCCGGATCAGCAGGAACGACCGGACCCGCGACCTGCGGGCTATCGCCCGCAAGGACGCCGAACTTTCCGACGAATCCCGGGAAGTCATCGACCTGGTCGACCTCGGCGGCGTCGCCGATACGGTCTGTGAGAACCTCTCGCACGGCGACAAGCGGAAAGTCGAGATCGCGCTGGCGCTGGGGACCGACCCGTCGGTCGTGTTGCTGGACGAACCGACCGCCGGCATGAACGCCTCCGAGACCGACAACATGGTCGACCTGATCCGGGACCTCGACGAGGAGACCGACACGACCTTCGTCCTCACCGAGCACGACATGGACGTCGTGCTGGGTATCTCCGACCGGATCCTCGTGCTGGACAACGGCGAGCTCATCGCCAGCGGAACCCCCGACGAGGTCATGGCAAACGAGCGTGTACAGGAGGCGTACCTGGGGGGTGACGCGGGAGCATGA
- a CDS encoding ABC transporter ATP-binding protein has product MSLLELEDVDGYYGNSHVLFDLSLSIDTNEVVALLGRNGAGKTSTLRTITGVIPRREGHIRFRGRDISRLSVDKISNMGIKLVPEERRIFPTLTVQENLQVARDSAGGSDPRPIEEMYEIFPILDDLRESRGQNLSGGEQQMLSVARALVQNPDVLLLDEPTEGLAPVIVEDLSETLEEVVERDVTVLITEQNVEFALDLSERAYIIESGENAWDGSIEELRQREDLLEQYLSVGAAESD; this is encoded by the coding sequence ATGAGCCTCCTCGAACTCGAGGACGTCGACGGCTACTACGGGAACAGCCACGTCCTCTTCGACCTCTCGCTGTCGATCGACACGAACGAGGTGGTCGCGTTACTCGGCCGAAACGGGGCGGGCAAGACATCGACGCTGCGGACGATCACCGGCGTCATCCCCCGCCGGGAAGGCCACATCCGGTTCCGCGGGCGCGACATCTCCCGGCTGTCGGTCGACAAGATCAGCAACATGGGGATCAAGCTCGTCCCAGAGGAACGGCGGATCTTCCCGACGCTGACGGTCCAGGAGAACCTCCAGGTCGCGCGTGACTCGGCCGGCGGGTCCGACCCCCGGCCGATCGAGGAGATGTACGAGATCTTCCCGATCCTGGACGACCTCCGCGAGAGCAGAGGACAGAATCTCAGCGGCGGCGAACAGCAGATGCTGTCTGTCGCCCGGGCCCTGGTCCAGAACCCCGACGTCCTCCTGCTGGACGAACCGACCGAGGGGCTCGCTCCCGTCATCGTCGAGGACCTCTCCGAGACGCTTGAGGAGGTGGTCGAACGCGACGTCACCGTCCTGATCACCGAACAGAACGTCGAGTTCGCGCTTGACCTCTCCGAGCGGGCCTACATCATCGAGAGCGGCGAGAACGCCTGGGACGGCTCGATCGAGGAACTGCGACAGCGCGAAGACCTGCTCGAACAGTACCTCTCGGTGGGGGCCGCCGAGAGCGACTGA